The stretch of DNA CATCAGGGGGGTGTCCCCGTCTAGCCTGCGGCGCGTCAGGAGTCTCAACCTTGGCGACTTTGTCGTGTCCGGGCCGTGGCTCGGCCGTGTCGTCGAGGTGTCGATCGACGTCGATGTGTTGTTTGATGACGGAGCCATCTGCAGGATCACCGATGCGGAGTCCACGAACCTGGCCAGAGTGCGTGAAATCGGCACCATGGCGACCTTGCATCGCCACCAGATGAATAGTCAATTCCACCAGGGGCAGCATGTCACCTTGACAGGCGCTTGTTcactcttcaaggatgctcgctGGCTTAATGGCTACTGGCATCCCTACCGACAAGTAGGCACCATTATGAAGGTGGAGACGTCCGGCGTCCTTGTCTACTGGGTTGCATCCAGACATTGTGGCACCGACAAGGGGCTAGTAGAGGCATCCGCTCCTCCAGCCTACCAGAACCCAGATGATCTTACGTTCTTCTGCGCCTCGTACAATTGCTGCTGGGGGCTTGCTGACCGTTGTTTTTTTCTAGAAACAAGTTCCACCAAAGAGGATGCAGCTTGTGCTCCTGATCAacacggtgatgatgatgatgaggtggtggaggaggacgaggacgaggacgaggaagaggaatACAATGCGTGCTCACAAGACAACCAAGAGGTGTGTGAAGCATCAACCTCTCATGTGGGACCACCCACCAAGCAGAAGGATGAGAGGTTTTATCGGAAGCAGCTAAGGAAGGTCGTCTTTGAGGGCCATAGACGGGCGCAACGACCACAAGTCATGAGACATGTGGAGGTGGAGTTTCCTATGGTCGTCGCCGACACCTGCACCACCGTCGATGTGTTGTGGCAGGACGGCACACGGCAACATGGCAGACGTTCAGCGACTGTCGTCCCCTTTGGGATCTGGAATGAGCAAGAGTTCTTCCCGGGACAACATGTTGTCGCCAACATTCTCCCTATTAGTGCTGCCGTTGATAGTACTGGTGACCATGATGATGTGATAACTACTAGTGTCAACAATGACATTGTTGCGTCTGGAACTGGACCAACAGAGCGTGTGGGCATCGTCAAGAGCCTGCAATACAAGGACCAGACGGTTTGTGTATCATGGTTCAAGACGTCAGGGCACCCAGATGAGGCTAGGGAGGTCGAATGCGACCAAACCATCAGTGCTTACGACTTAAAATTGGACTCTAACCACTCTGCTTACTATGGTGATATTGTCATTCGTATCCTACCATCGGGATCAACAAATGACGCTGAAAGTGCACCCTTGTTATCGGGAAACAAGAAGAAAAATGCCGTTCCTGCCGATCTTTCATGGGTTGGGCGGGTAGTTGAACTTCCTAATGGGCACATCCAAGTCAAGTGGGGTGATGGTAGCATGTCAACGGTACGTGGATAGTTTCTAGTACCTTTCTTAGATCTACAGActcaactttgttgatttgtttGGGCGTGCTGCAGGTATCGCCCCATGAGATCGTTGCCGTCAAGGACAAGCACTACATGGAGCTATGGCTTGAAATGGGCGACTGGGTAGAGGACGATGGCATCGATGATGCACCCGAAGAACCGGTTGCTGCCAACATGGTATTTATCTATCTTTCTAAACATTGTCCACTTCGACAAATAATGAGGTGGGGACTATTTTGGTTTCTCCTGGTAGGCACCAAAGTACTATATACTATGATAAATGATTATATGGATGGATACACCTCAATTGATGTGGTTATATGTGTTATCTTATTTTAGGAAATTGATCTTCAGAATCTAGATAATGATGTCGAAAGCGTTAGCCCGGCAATGTCAAGGACAAGCCTTTTAGGTTTTCCATTCCGGTCTTTGCTCCAATTCACCAGTGACGTGGTAGCTCGAGGTAAAGGATACCTGATGAACTGGCGGCCCTCGTCGTTGTCACCAAGCTCAGAGTTACCCGCGCCCGCAAATGATGATAGTATCGGTGGTGCTGCTGCAATGGGGATCAACGATGCTGCTGTAGATTTGACTTGTCACGGTTTTGCTGGGGGGACGAAGGCTGCATATGCTACCTGTTGCTGCGATGAATCGTCATGCTTTCCACATTTCAATGTACTGCAGATGAGCCCTCTGGATCACCACTACCTTGACACTACGGACCAGGTAATTATATATGTTAGAAAATGATGAAGAACGGAGGTAATTAAGGTTAGAGTAAGGGATGTTTACATGCACAATATGGTTTGTCTAACGGTGGAATCGATCTTATGGCATTCATTTTTTAATGCAAAACTAAACTCCATAACTTAAAATAAGTAAATGACCACACAACATATTACAAGTCATTATTAAACAAATTTTACTAAATGTAGAACTTTAATCTATACTCTTTTCTTTCAAAGGAAATGCAGGGCGCTAGTTGTGGGAAGAGTTGGGCCAAAACAGTGCAAAAGGAATGGAAAATTATGGAGAACGACTTACCAGGTATGTGAATGCACCTGAAAATACACGGTCCATGTGCATGGTTACAAATGAATAGCCAACCATTTAATGTGCAGAAACCATCTACGTGCGAGCGTTTGAGGACCGCATGGATCTGCTTCGGGTGGTGATGGTGGGCGCAAGCGGGACGCCATATCATCACGGCCTCTTCTTCTTTGATATGCAGCTACCTCCGTCGTACCCGGATGCCCCACCGCAAGTGTACTACCACTCCTTTGGCCTACGCCTCAATCCCAACCTCTACGAGTCTGGTACAGTGTGTCTCAGCCTGCTGAACACATTCGGTGGCGAGGGCACTGAGGTTTGGTCGTCAGCAACATCAAGCCTCCTCCAAGTCGTTGTCTCCATCCAGGGCCTCGTCCTCAATGACCAACCATACTACAACGAGGCCGGCTATGAGACACTGGTCGGCAAACCGGAGGGCCGCCGCAATGCGCTGCCCTACAATGAGAATGCTTACCTACTAACCCTCCGGACCATGCAGCACCTTTTACGTCGGCCACCTCGGGGATTTGAGGAATTCGTCAAGGAACACTTCCGCCGTCGGGGAAAATTTGTGCTTAGGACATGCAATGTATGGCTTCAGGGAaatgttgtcgacgatgcccatGCCATTGAAGCGACTAGGAAGCGACCGTGCTCGGCTGGGTTAAGGCTTGCACTCACAAACATGATGCCAAGCCTCGTGGCAGCCTTCACCGAGATCGGCGCCGTGGGGTGTGAAGAGTTCCAGTAGCTGCAAATCAAGTTGCCATGTGCTCTCAGCACCACTCACTAGACAGAGGAGTGTTTGATGGTGGGAGCTTTGCTGCACATGGGGGGCAGGTTAGTTCAAAAGAGGGGTCCGTGGATATAGGATttttggtgatggtggtggtctTGTAATCAGTCACATTTTTGTTCTACAACAATTACATACTCCTTTTTGCTTTATTTTCTCGATTAAAAAGGAGTTCAGCAAGAGAGGTATCATTGTGGACTACGTCATTTATCTATCAACATATATAAAGGCTGGGTGTATATTTATCATTGTGATGCATTAATACAATATTTATCTATCAACATATTTTGTGTATATTTATCATCTATATATTGCCAAGCATGGTCATGCTTTAAGAACGTGCAAGATCTGCTTTTGGATCCAGCTCAATCCAGTTAGCAATAATAGACGGAGATGACCTAGAGGTTAGAGAGCAGGTTAAGCATGCACTTCCAGATGACCTGTTTATATACCCCATATATAGTAGTTACTGCAAAAAGAAATGAGGTTTAACTGAATCATTAGGTAGAAAACACTCTTTGGTGTAAAGCTACAAATTAAGATGGTTATCATCACCATTTGTTTAGGTGTTTCAGAATTCAATCTGCTACTTGCATCTTAATTGCATGGTGTACAGTTGATCTTGCTACTACTATTGTTTTCTTGAGATGAAGTGATCTGGCTAAACCAAATCTGTAGACAAGATAGGAGGCAATATTTATTCTTTGCTTACCCCAAATCTTGTAGAGGGCTGCTGAGTCCTGCAAGCTTCTCGGCCATGATACCCTCGTCTACAGTCATGGCACACTAAAAGCAACATTCGATAGAATCACCATCATACTAAACTGAAGAACAGGAAAAGCAGCCAAATGACAGCAAACTAGTTCATAGACCAAACATGGAAGTGGGGAACGCATGTTCAACAAAAGAAGCACACGCATGATACAGTCTTGATGAGGGGTAACAAAATTTACAGGACAATAGCTAAGGTCATATGGATAACACGCATCGATAGAACCAGAAGAGCAGGGTATGTAGGTCACATTGTCTTGCGAAGAGCACTTGCAGCTCATGGCACAACAACAGAAGCAAACACGTGGATCACACAGATATATCACATAGCAACAAAAAACACCTTGTCGCTACACAAATATGAGCTCAATTAGGTTGGTCTCTGGAGATGGTGCGACATAACCAGAGTGTGTACTTGGGATATACCTAGGTTCTGGGGGTTTCACCACAGATGGAGACGTTGGAGGGATGGGCACCGAAGGTGAGACCTTGTTTAAACAAAATATAAGAATAGACAATAATAAGATTGCATAATGAATCAAtgagaagaggaaagaaagatgGCAACACAAGCAGAGATCCTGACCTCAGAGATAGCCACGTCACTAAAACCAAGGCCACCAAAGAGCTGAAACTGAGCATCTTTAGAACATGCAACCAGACGTCACTAAGTTTTTGTTTCTTGTCCAAGTTGCATGCTTCATAGTTCCTACCTCAGCTAAAGAAATAGTGTCAAGTCAGTTCCACCTCTATATTCCCAGCTGTATTCACTGCTTATGTCCGAAATCCAATATATGATTGCCTTATGTACTAGCTTTTCAAGAGAAACCTTATTGTCACTTGTGCAGAAAGTAGAAACATTACGGGCCAGTTCTGGTACAGCTACGCTACTAATTACCTCATAGTTAGAAAAATAATCATGATAAAAATTGATGCCTTGAACCCTCGTTTGATTAGTATACCACCTCTCAAGCAGGGGAATCGAATTCTATATTACTTCATTTAAGCTGCACATATGTTAGGTATAATCCGTAAAATTTATTAACTCATGCGATCAACATATTTAGAGACATCAGACAACTCCAGGTCATATGAAACTGAGAAAGCCCTAAAAACATAAAACTATGCAATGTTGGCATTGTTCAACCGGAAGACAGCTCTTCCACTACTAGCAATTTGCACAACCCAAACAGACATACATTCTATGAGGAACCAGGTAGTGGCACAATGACACGATGTTTGGATAAATTTCAAAAGCAATACATTCAGTCAAGTGCCCACATATCACCAAAATTGCACAATGTTCAGAAATGTACTACCAGTTCTAGATCAGTCTTCACTGAAGCTTGTCTTTGACTAATTTCTCTACAAATAAACAAATATTGAGAAAAAACAGTGAAACAAACTACACAGAATAGGCTCACCTTGCTTGTCatgattccccccccccccccccagtccCCCCGCCCCCCCGCGAAGCTGGCCTCCTATCCTGAAATCCACAGGGAAAAACAAAACCAAACAATAAACATGTTCGAATTGGATTATCTCAGAAAGTCTGCACCAAATTGAATAGGAAGCAAAGTTGAAAAGATCCATCACACGCATACTGTTTTATTAAACTGGTAGCAAAATGCACCACTTGTTTGTTATTCTGGCAGTTCATGCAAGCAGCCATGTCTTTATGTTGGTACATAAGAGTAAAATAATCGAGCATGAAACTCACTTTCTACAACACAGCATTACTTTCTTAGGAGCAAGAGCAACAAAATAGAGGTGGGAATAGTATCTTGCAGATAGAGATGAATAATCGAGTCTGCTTTTGTCATCAACATCTAGATTCTGTCATGCCTAAAAAATACAAGCCAGCACAAAATAGTATCTTGCAGATAGATACTACAGTTGAGCACTAACCATGTATTCCCATAGAGTCCCGCATGGGAAATTgagaccatctttcaaagttcaTCAACACGTGCCTTCTCATCCTTTAAATGCACCCTCTAAGTAACTGTACATTCAAAAAACCAAATCCCCCGCACAAGAACATTAGTCCTGTACAACAAGAAACATTAACCCCGTGAACTACAAGCAAAAACTGAATGTCATGTAGATAAAGAACACTATACTCAAAATAAAGAACTTGATCGACAACACAGTAGGTTGATCAATAACCATTCAATAACGAGCATGCAAAAGCATCAAAATGAGCAGCTGCCTTCCCAACTACACTGCATCAAAGGTAGTGTTGTACTACTACGGCCTGATGAGGACGTTGCCGGGTTAGGGAAGGTGGCCCCGGTCAGAGGAGGCCGGATGCGGAACTCGGCGGCAAGAAGCAACCAATCAAGGTCGACGAGGCCGTGGTGGGCGCGTGGGGGAGGTCAGTGACGTAGACCCTCAACTCGTGGCAGCCAGGGTCGGCGGTCTGCACCGACAGGAGGGCATTACGAGGAGGTAGTGGGAGAGGAGGATCCACGGCGGTCGTGTAGTCAAGTCCAGAACGGCGAAAAAGGAAAAGAGACAACAGATGTGAGCTAGCAAACCTAAGAGGTGTGTTACCTTTTAGGACAGAAATGAACCAAAAGCAACTTCAACTATAAAAGGGGGTACAAAGTAATAAGAGGCACCCTTGGGTAGGGGTTGAGTCAACACCTTGAAACCCATAACGCAGCAA from Triticum urartu cultivar G1812 chromosome 3, Tu2.1, whole genome shotgun sequence encodes:
- the LOC125547627 gene encoding probable ubiquitin-conjugating enzyme E2 23, producing the protein MVVPAAASPNLYLLDLVKSGRMLIDRGLVLADGEVDNIYLPVDTFKLLRIDDSVVYKNVGDIKVVDRSHLYPGQVVGSASDMGGQIGVVTGVNTVLNLAKLDNNGVPTKVIRGVSPSSLRRVRSLNLGDFVVSGPWLGRVVEVSIDVDVLFDDGAICRITDAESTNLARVREIGTMATLHRHQMNSQFHQGQHVTLTGACSLFKDARWLNGYWHPYRQVGTIMKVETSGVLVYWVASRHCGTDKGLVEASAPPAYQNPDDLTFFCASYNCCWGLADRCFFLETSSTKEDAACAPDQHGDDDDEVVEEDEDEDEEEEYNACSQDNQEKDERFYRKQLRKVVFEGHRRAQRPQVMRHVEVEFPMVVADTCTTVDVLWQDGTRQHGRRSATVVPFGIWNEQEFFPGQHVVANILPISAAVDSTGDHDDVITTSVNNDIVASGTGPTERVGIVKSLQYKDQTVCVSWFKTSGHPDEAREVECDQTISAYDLKLDSNHSAYYGDIVIRILPSGSTNDAESAPLLSGNKKKNAVPADLSWVGRVVELPNGHIQVKWGDGSMSTVSPHEIVAVKDKHYMELWLEMGDWVEDDGIDDAPEEPVAANMEIDLQNLDNDVESVSPAMSRTSLLGFPFRSLLQFTSDVVARGKGYLMNWRPSSLSPSSELPAPANDDSIGGAAAMGINDAAVDLTCHGFAGGTKAAYATCCCDESSCFPHFNVLQMSPLDHHYLDTTDQLPPSYPDAPPQVYYHSFGLRLNPNLYESGTVCLSLLNTFGGEGTEVWSSATSSLLQVVVSIQGLVLNDQPYYNEAGYETLVGKPEGRRNALPYNENAYLLTLRTMQHLLRRPPRGFEEFVKEHFRRRGKFVLRTCNVWLQGNVVDDAHAIEATRKRPCSAGLRLALTNMMPSLVAAFTEIGAVGCEEFQ